A stretch of the Theileria equi strain WA chromosome 1, complete sequence genome encodes the following:
- a CDS encoding hypothetical protein (encoded by transcript BEWA_024380A) → MYSKGVDVKYKCHNSKSDKSKCTCKNDHRIEVEERTLKDDGKDTDYRYFIHRNRTTESLIKDLNYGGEILQIENAGTYTPFSDEHQEIWEVVTYYSFKHDNGRTTIKVPLALRTRSKIGEDNDKVTWYENSGDNLTWREIEGTGSFPTDYPGQGGDKFTKKLNELACTLHKLHIVNIYETKDYNCACSQAKVQVIANDKTVPGYKNYRHEYETEESSVRYRNFNLEDKDGGFVKLDKDTPKLSVYYWDADEKRKKKPLIMEVALGGYFIGTEVIVSNNGEPNNGKWTITGELGPVSADTLHKQKCKLFRPVDINVSVETGEYDNSHCNRKDCHSKVKVANYNGYIPHGYKAFKHTYGGGKFTIANFIGEPKIHEDNLPIWDVTEVVVFIPDGDKPFLVYVSSDGGRTKKWYSRSNNGDNLEEVGDILGNNPSQTTSNILNAALEIIKQLKEILQRSENQEPDEESEEEEDQKERELKGLVKDDQMADEERFQQVQEEKEDKEEEEESVSKLTFPDSSAPEEVPAADLSDQVPDTESETKILLQGTPVAQMAEDAIDGERLTGTLDITLPQSNGEYPEIAEIGSATVAPSVTYDSGILIEEHGNTIKHTMHRHAVPIVEIDEPDPEVIITIDVSNPPETTPETDGLTSLQHEATTEVTPGGPQALSTSSAQGTHGPGPSQTGSGSIPPEDSTNIIVSVTTGILGTSALACFAGFKYYRSYRGDPWVRQI, encoded by the coding sequence GAACAACTGAATCACTGATAAAAGATCTTAATTATGGTGGAGAAATTCTTCAAATAGAAAATGCTGGAACATATACTCCATTCTCTGATGAACACCAGGAGATATGGGAAGTGGTAACTTACTACTCTTTTAAAcatgataatggaagaacAACTATAAAAGTTCCTCTTGCACTCAGAACACGAAGTAAAATTGGCGAAGATAATGACAAGGTTACTTGGTACGaaaattctggagataaCCTAACATGGAGGGAGATTGAGGGCACAGGTAGCTTTCCCACGGATTACCCAGGACAAGGTGGAGATAAGTTTACTAAGAAGCTAAATGAGCTCGCCTGTACTCTTCACAAACTCCATATAGTCAACATTTACGagacaaaagactataaCTGTGCATGCAGTCAAGCTAAGGTTCAAGTTATCGCAAATGATAAAACTGTTCCTGGATATAAAAATTACAGACATGAATACGAGACCGAGGAAAGCTCCGTTAGATACAGAAATTTTAATCTTGAAGATAAGGATGGCGGATTCGTTAAACTTGACAAAGATACCCCTAAGCTATCTGTATACTACTGGGATGCGGATGAAAAGCGTAAAAAGAAACCCCTGATTATGGAAGTAGCTCTTGGAGGATATTTTATAGGTACAGAAGTTATTGTTAGTAATAATGGAGAACCAAATAACGGTAAGTGGACTATAACAGGAGAGCTAGGACCTGTATCTGCAGACACTCTCCATAAACAAAAGTGCAAACTCTTTCGACCGGTAGATATAAATGTCTCAGTAGAAACTGGAGAGTATGATAATTCACATTGTAATAGGAAAGACTGTCATAGTAAGGTTAAAGTTGCTAACTACAATGGTTATATACCACATGGATACAAAGCCTTTAAGCACACTTATGGAGGGGGTAAATTTACCATCGCAAACTTCATTGGAGAGCCTAAAATACACGAGGACAATCTTCCAATATGGGACGTTACGGAAGTGGTAGTCTTCATTCCCGATGGTGATAAACCTTTCCTTGTCTATGTCAGCAGTGATGGCGGAAGGACTAAGAAGTGGTATAGTAGATCGAATAATGGTGACAACTTGGAAGAAGTTGGGGATATACTAGGAAACAATCCTTCACAGACAACTAGTAATATTCTTAATGCTGCTCTGGAGATTATTAAACAACTAAAAGAAATACTACAACGTTCTGAAAATCAAGAACCCGACGAAGAATccgaagaagaggaagacCAAAAAGAAAGGGAACTCAAAGGACTAGTCAAAGATGATCAGATGGCAGATGAAGAACGGTTTCAACAAgtacaagaagaaaaggaggacaaagaagaggaagaagaatctgtTTCTAAACTTACTTTTCCTGATTCTTCTGCTCCTGAAGAAGTTCCAGCTGCTGACTTGTCTGACCaagttcctgatacagagtctgagactaagattctcCTGCAAGGTACTCCAGtggctcaaatggctgaagatgctatagatggtgaaagactCACTGGAACGCTAGATATAACACTTCCTCAGTCTAACGGGGAGTATCCAGAGATAGCAGAAATAGGATCTGCTACCGTTGCTCCTTCTGTAACTTATGATTCGGGTATTCTCATTGAGGAACACGGTAACACTATAAAACACACTATGCATAGACATGCGGTACCTATTGTTGAAATTGATGAACCTGATCCTGAAGTTATTATTACTATAGATGTATCTAATCCTCCTGAAACTACTCCTGAAACTGATGGCCTTACTTCTCTTCAACATGAAGCTACTACTGAAGTTACTCCTGGAGGACCTCAAGCTCTATCAACCTCTTCTGCTCAAGGAACTCATGGTCCCGGCCCTTCTCAAACTGGCTCAGGTTCTATTCCTCCTGAAGATTCTACTAATATTATTGTCTCTGTAACTACGGGTATTCTTGGTACTTCagccttggcttgttttgcaggaTTCAAATACTATAGGAGCTATAGAGGAGATCcctgggttagacagatttag